A window from Argopecten irradians isolate NY chromosome 3, Ai_NY, whole genome shotgun sequence encodes these proteins:
- the LOC138318036 gene encoding L-asparaginase 1-like, with protein sequence MEEEKDLLVMPPMRTGRRVKYHIKEYNPLLDSSNMTMSDWSKIANDISTYYDEYDGFVVLHGTDTMAYTASALSFMCENLGKPIVLTGSQIPIFEVRSDGRDNFLSALVVAGQFCIPEVLVLFGNTVLRGNRTIKSDAGSFDAFTSPNIAAIADLETDITGQ encoded by the exons ATGGAAGAAGAAAAGGATCTACTAGTTATGCC GCCAATGAGGACTGGACGTAGagtgaaatatcacataaagGAATACAACCCACTGTTAGATTCAAGTAATATGACAATGAGTGACTGGTCAAAGATAGCCAATGATATCTCA ACGTACTATGACGAGTACGATGGATTTGTTGTTCTTCATGGAACTGATACAATGGCGTACACAGCTTCAGCCTTGTCCTTTATGTGTGAGAACCTTGGTAAACCAATTGTGCTCACAGGCTCTCAG ATTCCAATTTTTGAAGTGAGAAGTGATGGTCGAGACAACTTTCTGTCAGCATTAGTAGTGGCAGGACAGTTCTGTATTCCTGAG GTTCTGGTTTTGTTTGGCAATACAGTTTTACGAGGTAACAGGACAATCAAGAGTGATGCGGGAAGTTTTGATGCTTTCACCTCGCCTAATATAGCAGCCATAGCAGATCTGGAGACAGATATCACTGGTCAGTAA